GGGCCTGGCTGAGACTGCTCGGCTTCTCTCACCAGCGTCTCCACCTCCCAGTGGGCAGCTGATACTATGCAGGACGGTGGCAGTATTGTTTCTGGTGGGCTGGCAGAGGACTCTGGACTGGTCTGACGAGAGAGTGCATCAGGCTTTAGATTGTGGGAACCTGGGCgataagaaagagaaaagttaAATCTGCTGAGCAAAAGGGCCAAGAGTTGAGCCTGCGGGCGGTCTGTAGATAGACCAAGTTCTTATGGTCAGTCCAGACGATAAAGGGATGTTCCTCCAGCCAGTGTTGCCACTCCTCCAGAGCCAAAACCACAGCCAAGAGCTCCCTGTTTCCCACATCATAATTTCTCTCTGCTGGGGACAGGCAGCGAGAGAAAAAGGCACAGGGGTGAAGTTTCTGATCAGCCTCCAAGCATTGCGAGAGAACTGCCCCGACCCCCGTCTCAGAGGCATCCACCTCAACAACAAACTGCTTGGATGGGTCTGGGTGCACTAGAACTGGTGCAGAGGTGAAACTAGACTTGAGGCTAGAAAAGGCTGACTCAGCTTctggagaaaagggagagaagtaGAGGTTAGCCTAGTTAAGGGTGCAGCTACCTTGCTGTAATCCCAAATAAATCGGCGGTAGAAATTGGCAAAACCCAAAAACCTCTGGAGTTGCTTGTGGGTCTCTGGTCGGGGCCACCCCACCACTGCCTGCATCTTAGCTGGGTCTGGACGCATCTGGCCCCTCTCCACAATAGGACCTAAAAAACTGACAGATTGAGTGTGAAAGTGGCACTTCTCTGCCTTGACAAACAGTTTGTTCTCATAGTCTCTGGAGAACAGACCTGACGTGGTGGTAATGCTCCAATGGGGTGCGAGAAAAAATCAGTATATCATCCAGGTAAACAAAGACATACTGAGTTAACATGTCTCTGAGCACGTCATTTATGAGCGCCTGGAAAACAGCGGGGGCATTGGTGAGGCCAAAAGGCATAACCAGGTACTCGAAGTGACCCAAAGGTGTCTTGAACGCCGTCTTCCACTCGTCACCCTCACGTATGCGGACCAGGTGGTAAGCATTCCTCAGATCCAACTTAGTGAAGATGGAGGCCTGGTGGAGCGGAGCAAAAGCCAAGTCGATGAGGGGGAGTGGATACTTGTTCTTAATGGTAATATAGGGCAAAGTGTTCCATCCTTCTTTTTGACGAAGAAGAAACCCCCTCCCACAGGGGAGGAGGACGGCCAAATGAGGCTGGCAGCGAGAGATTCCCGTATGTATTTCTCCATGGCCTCCTTCTCAGGGCGGGGTACAAGGTTCTGTAAAatcacccccaccccaaactGTAATGCTTATCTTCAGCAGGTATTTAATCCTCTGGATCAAGCTTTCTTACTTCAAAACAGGCTATATGCAAGTTCAGCAAAGTTATCTATCTAAGAAGACAGGTAGGTCAGGGTCAGGTGTGTCCCTGTGGAGGCCAAAGTGACAGCTATCTCTGAGTTTCCTGTTCCCATCAGTAGGTCCACCCTGCGAAGATTCTTAGGTATAACCTGCTACTACAGATGTTTCTATTGTAACTTTTCCTCTGTTGTGCACCTCTTAACATCGCTGTCCAGTCCAAAGGTCAGTTTTCTTTCGACACCTGAGTGTCAGCATGCATTTGAAAGCATGAAGTTTCTTCTGTGACATGTTTCATTACTAGCTGCGCTAGAGACTGAAGCTAGTGCTGTAGGAGCTGAGGTGGTGTTGTGCAGGAAGATAGTAATGGGGTGGATCATCTAGTCAGTTACTAATCCAAAAGTTCAATAAACAACAACTCAGATACTCCACCTTAGGAAAGGAAACTGGTGCCATGTATCTGGGTTCCTGCAAATCAGTTTACGTTCATGACTAatcataataaaaatgtaaaagatctGTGTTTAATTCTAAGTATTTTCCCTAATAAttctgcagaagaaaaaaatatttccagttCATGTCCTacctttgaaatgaaacagttcTTCTTCActatgtgacttttttttttttatcagaatcagaaatactttatttatcaaCCCCTTTCTCATTACCATAATTAATACCATCTTTATTTATGAAATCAGATGACAGATTTTTCATCTTAATGACATCAAAGTCAGAGCAACATGGGTTACCTGAATATTTGCCTCTCTGCAGAAGGACTCTGCcagtgatgtcttttttttatcaggcTCTGGGTCTGTCTGGGGGattttcctcatcctctcttcatttcttttgtagCTCAGAATTGTggattttcatgtgtttgtataaaTTGGTGTTGTCACAATAGCAGATAGCCttcctacacacacagctgtttttcttttacagcagTATCAAGGTGTCTGTTCAGCACCTACGAGTTACGTGATGATGAAACGGGAGCAACATACTGAATGTAGAGGACAGAAGCTGAAACTAAAGTATTAATCCGTTACCAATACCAATGTTGGTATCAATACTATCACTATTTGGATTGACAGAGATGGTTGTGTGGAAAAATCCCTGTAGATTAGCAGATTCTGAAATACACAGACCAACTGGTCTGGCACCAAACTATGCCACATTCAAAGTCACTTAAATAACCTTTCTTTCCCATTCTGATGCCCAGTTTAAACTAAAGCAGTAAGCTTTCATGGTGTAAAGAAACTTGCTCCAACCATAGCTGTGACAGGAGACATAGGGTGGGAAAAGTGTGAGGAATGATAATAGTCAAGTGCAGGGGTACTTATGCATCGTCATAGATTATATGATAATCTATTCATGTGAGACGCACATGTGTGGTTCTTTAGGAGAGTACACTATATTCTCCACACTGTATTTCAAAAAGTACGGTGTGAGGCAGTGTAAATTCTGAAAAAGGTTAACTTTATGTATTTagtgtttcttttgttaataaataaaacttgactcaACTATATTagaagtagtaatagtagtcaTATGAACATCTAATGTACCAGTATAACCTGGGATTTTTATGACATATTTCAATGACTTTAATGATGACTTTATATCTATATGTAGCTTTATATATTCTTTGCTCCAACCATAGCTGTGACAGCATGCAAGGGATTTAGGTACTGACAAGAACCCTATCTATGTAAATATGGACAGTATGTATAACTTTGAAtaacttttaataaaaaattCAGATCTTCTATCTTGCAAACTGTACACTTTCTGAATTTTAGGTAAATGTCCATAAACTGATGCACACAACAGGTTGAGTTTTCCATCTCATTTTAATGAAGCCATAACACTTGGCATTATGGGCTGAATAGTGGCCTCAATAGATGCATTATATAAATATCATATAATAGATATAATAGTGAATAAGTTCCAGAAGTTAGAAATGCTGCATGCAATTTATTAAACAGGCTTTCACAGTGTTCATCTTATTTCCACAATAGTGCCACTGATGTAAATACAGTTCTTCATTTACATGACTGTAAATATAGCAttgtactttttctgtttttttttttttttttttttttatttatttttctctctattttgaGATGAGGGGAGAGGCTCTAATTTAGCACTCAAGTGCATTGCCTAACTGTAAAATGATGCACTGGACAGGTTGAGTTTTCAAACTCATGTTTTAATGAAGCCATAACATTTGGCATCTTGGGCTGAATGATGCATTCAACAGaagcattacatttttaaaaaagtgttaaaacaagcaaataGAGAACATGCCATAATTTGATACACTACAGAAAAGCTGCTGGGACTTTAAGTGTAATATGAAATATGTTCCAGAAGTTAGAAATGTTGCATGCAACTTATTAAACTGTATTTCACAATGTTCACATCCTATTTACACAATTGTGCCACTACTGTAAATAAtgcaagaaaaatgttttccatttacaTGACTGTAAACATGAACAGCTGCTTATAATGCACCAGTGTTTGTATCTCAGCCACTTTACCTGCACACAGATATCATccaaaacatcaacactgtcacagctgtgtatGGTGCCAGTGTTGGTAATATTTGCAAGTCAGTAGGCTGTTAGAGCACACCAAACAATAAGTCAAAACAGTTTTGTGTTAGAAAAATCAccctgaaatatttttcctgatatgatcattctgaaagctgatctgaaccagctgtaaaataagGCATAAATAAAGGGATTGAACAATGAATTGGACAGTGCAACCCAGCTAAAAGTTTCAAACACTGCAACTGGCACTGACACATGATTCAAAAGCTGAAAggtaaaacagaggaagaaaggaagccaacacatcagaaaaactcCCATAACAGTAGCCAGAGTTTTGGTGGCCTTTCTCTCTATCTTACTGACAGTTGCTCCAGACTTtgtgctctgacagtttgtgttgtggatgctgCGAGCCTGTCTCTGTGCCACAAGGAAAATCTTTAGGTAGATACAGAGCATTATGATCATTGGAaggtaaaatgagaaaataggTCCCAAAATATTTGCAAGTTGAACCTcgataaaacacatttctccacatttttcatggtttaattCTGCAACTAAAAAGCCAGTGGCAACTAGGATGGAAACACTCCATGTTACCAGGATcatgactgcagcactgtgaaCATTTATCTCAGTTCTATATGTTagaggctgacacactgcataatatctgtcaatagaaatacaacataaattcaaaatggaaGCTACGCTCAGTGTTACATCAAAGTAGCCACGTACTTTACAAAATATATCTTCATAATACAGACAAGAGCTTACAGTGAATTCCATGCTGAAAGGAAAGTCTAGAACACCAACAagcaggtcagccacagccagagagagaataagatagtttgtaggagtgtggagctgtttgaagtaaGTGATGGAGATTATTACAAGAAGGTTTCCACAAACTGTTACAACAGATAATGAGCCaaggaaaatgttaaaaaaaaaaaaacatattgcaGCGCGGGTGTATATCAGTGTGTTAGAGACCTTATCTATTTGATAACATGGATGTATTTTATCAGTGCGGTTGTCAGTGACTTCTGGTGCCATGTTTCTGGGCTCCTGCAAATCAGTTTACATTCAtgattaacaataataaaaatgtaatgtatgtgtttattttaaatattttttcctgCAGAAATGCATAACTACAATAATAATTATCCAGAATTttgaaaaaagattttcagttcaTGTCCTACCTTTGAAATGCTCAAGACAGTTCTTCCTTACTGTGAGACTGTGCATTATCTTTTTATCAACCCCTTTCTCCTTATCATGGTTGATACCATCTTTAAACGTCCAATCAGATGCTAGACTTTTCATCTTGATGACATCAGATCTAGAGCAACATGCTGTACTGTAGATGAGATCaactttttaaatcattatGACAGTTtgcaacattaacactgttacAACCCTCATTTCAGTCCAGTCCCCATCAAAGGTGTCTCCCTGCACAGTGATATAcctctcactgctgctgaagtttATGCaatttatatttgttatatttgttcaatgcatttatttttggaacaggataaaaaaaaaaaggctgctaTATAGCCTCACATGGGCTGCTCTAAGTCTGCTTTGACaggaataaagaaagaaataaaaacaacagaatgaaagagggaggaggtctCTACAAGTGTGTGCTGACAAGAAGGTTGTGAGGTatattctttttgttcttttaagaTTCATTGCATGGAAACTTtgtcatttaaatcatttaattatttttatcatttattcatttttgtatttaatcattttctttatgtCAGATACATTGAAAGAGGAGGTGAGGCAATGATAAGCTAGCACAGAAATCCGTCAACATGCGAGCATAGGCAGAGTCACAGCCAGTGACCAGGCGAAActgcagacacagaagaaaTCCAGTTAAGCAAGCACTCATAAGAAAAGAGGCTGAGTATTTGTTATAGCATGGTTTAGCCATGCCTAATGCTAGTCCATAGagctctctctgtttgttagagGAGGAATCTGATGGTTCCCTTCCCTTTGTCACAGATTACTGCAAGGGTAATGCTGTCACAATCACTTATTCTTATCCATTGCCTAGGATGGAAGATTGTATTGACAACTTAGGAACAGTTAATGTCAATAAGTTACACTTATTCAAGGGATACTGGCAGGTTCCTTTAACCAACAGAGCTTCTAAGATTTCTGCATTTGTGACACCAGATCACTTCCTGAAATATACTGTCATGGCTTTTGGTATGTGTAATGCTCCAGCCACTTTCCAGAGGTTGCTGAACATGGCTGGCTTAACAAACTGTAATGCTTATCTTCAGCAGGTATTTAATCCTCTGGATCAAGCTTTCTTACTTCAAAACAGGCTACATGCAAGTTCAGCAAAGTTATCTATCTAAGAAGACAGGTAGGTCAGGGTCAGGTGTGTCCCTGTGGAGGCCAAAGTGACAGCTATCTCTGAGTTTCCTGTTCCCATCACTAGGTGCACCCTGCGAAGATTCTTGGGTATAACCTGCTATCAATACTATCACTATTTGGATTGATAGAGATGGTTGTGTGGAAAAATCCCTGTAGATTAGCAGATTCTGAAATACACAGACCAACTGGTCTGGCACCAAACCATGCCACATTCAGAGTCACTTAAATAACCTTTCTTTCCCATTCTGATGCCCAGTTTAAACTAAAGCAGTAAACTTTCATGGTGTAAAGAAACTTGCTCCAACCATAGCTGTGACAGGAGACATAGGGTGGGAAAAGTGTGAGGAATGATAATAGTCACATGCAGGGGTACTTATGCATCGTCATAGATTATATGATAATCTATTCATGTGAGACGCACATGTGGTTCTTTAGGAGAGTACACTATATTCTCCACACTGTATTTCAAAAAGTACGGTGTGAGGCAGTGTAAATTCAGAAAAAGGTTAACTTTACGTATTTagtgtttcttttgttaataaataaaacttgactcaACTATATTagaagtagtaatagtagtcaTATGAACATCTAATGTACCAGTATAACCTGGGATTTTTATGACATATTTCGATGACTTTAATGACGACTTTATATCTATATGTAGCTTTATATATTCTTTGCTCCAACCATAGCTGTGACAGCATGCAAGCGATTTAGGTACTGACAAGAACCCTATCTATGTAAATATGGACAGTATGTATAACTTTGAAtaacttttaataaaaaattCAGATCTTCTATCTTGCAAACTGTACACTTTCTGAATTTTAGGTAAATGTCCATAAACTGATGCACACAACAGGTTGAGTTTTCCATCCCATTTTAATGAAGCCATAACACTTGGCATTATGGGCTGAATAGTGGCCTCAATAGATGCATTATATAAATATCATATAATAGATATAATAGTGAATAAGTTCCAGAAGTTAGAAATGCTGCATGCAATTTATTAAACAGGCTTTCACAGTGTTCATCTTATTTCCACAATAGTGCCACTGATGTAAATACAGTTCTTCATTTACATGACTGTAAATATAGCAttgtactttttctgtttttttttttatttatttatttatttttctctctattttgaGATGAGGGGAGAGGCTCTAATTTAGCACTCAAGTGCATTGCCTAACTGTAAAATGATGCACTGGACAGGTTGAGTTTTCAAACTCATGTTTTAATGAAGCCATAACATTTGGCATCTTGGGCTGAATGATGCATTCAACAGaagcattacatttttaaaaaagtgttaaaacaagcaaataGAGAACATGCCATAATTTGATACACTACAGAAAAGCTGCTGGGACTTTAAGTGTAATATGAAATATGTTCCAGAAGTTAGAAATGTTGCATGCAACTTATTAAACTGTATTTCACAATGTTCACATCCTATTTACACAATTGTGCCACTACTGTAAATAAtgcaagaaaaatgttttccatttacaTGACTGTAAACATGAACAGCTTCTTATAATGcaccagtgtttgtgtctcagccACTTTACCTGCACAAAGATATCATccaaaacatcaacactgtcacagctgtgtatGGTGCCAGTGTTGGTAATATTTGCAAG
This DNA window, taken from Lates calcarifer isolate ASB-BC8 unplaced genomic scaffold, TLL_Latcal_v3 _unitig_420_quiver_2597, whole genome shotgun sequence, encodes the following:
- the LOC108897219 gene encoding LOW QUALITY PROTEIN: trace amine-associated receptor 1-like (The sequence of the model RefSeq protein was modified relative to this genomic sequence to represent the inferred CDS: deleted 2 bases in 1 codon); protein product: LTFSLALSVVTVCGNLLVIISITYFKQLHTPTNYLILSLAVADLLVGVLDFPFSMEFTVSSCLYYEDIFCKVRGYFDVTLSVASILNLCCISIDRYYAVCQPLTYRTEINVHSAAVMILVTWSVSILVATGFLVAELNHEKCGEMCFIEVQLANILGPIFSFYLPMIIMLCIYLKIFLVAQRQARSIHNTNCQSTKSGATVSKIERKATKTLATVMGVFLMCWLPFFLCFTFQLLNHVSVPVAVFETFSWVALSNSLFNPFIYALFYSWFRSAFRMIISGKIFQGDFSNTKLF